AAGTGCGTGCTGGCGCCGTCCTTGTGGTACACGACCTTCGGGTGCGAGCCGTCGAACCGGACCTGCGACCGCGGGTACGTGACCTGGCTGCTGTGCTGCGTCGTGGTCACGAACTCGACCTGGTTGCTGGCCTGGCTGATCCACGAGATGACGTGCTCGAAGTCGTGCCGGTGCCCGCCGAGCCCGCTGCCGGCGACGGCCTGGTCCTTCTCGAAGTAGCTCGCGTACACCACGGCGCACCAGCCGTTGTTGCACTTCGACCGCGAGTACGTCTGGCTGTTGTCCAGGTCGGACTGGTCACGGCAGTTGCCGTTGACCGCACCGGTCGTGTTGAGCCCGGGGTTGAGCGTCCCGTCGGCACCGATCGCGGGTGTCGCGTAGCAGCCGTCGCCGTCGTAGTCGTACGCCGGGGAGAACGACTGGTCGTACCCGCCGGCGTTCTGCGGGAGCGAGGGCGGCGGTGCCGCGTACGCCGCGGCGGCCGACGTCACCATCAGCGTGGCCGTGGCCAGCGCGACGCCGAGCAGACGACGCCGGCGCTTCGAAGGGCGTGCGGAAGTGGAGGGCGGAAGATCGTTCATTCAACACTCTTTTCGAGAGCGGGGGGCGGAAGTGAACGCCTCCGAGAATGACAGCCGGCAGGCAAGTCAGTACATACGTCACGTGTCTACTGATTGACGCTCCGTGAACATCAGGAGCCATCGGGATCCGCTCAACCTTTCCCCGACGCCAGGGCGTCTTAGCGGTGCCTCGGTGTGCGGGGCGTGGACAGAGCTGGGGGATGGACATGATGAGGAAGTCTTTG
The Kribbella italica DNA segment above includes these coding regions:
- a CDS encoding NPP1 family protein; the encoded protein is MNDLPPSTSARPSKRRRRLLGVALATATLMVTSAAAAYAAPPPSLPQNAGGYDQSFSPAYDYDGDGCYATPAIGADGTLNPGLNTTGAVNGNCRDQSDLDNSQTYSRSKCNNGWCAVVYASYFEKDQAVAGSGLGGHRHDFEHVISWISQASNQVEFVTTTQHSSQVTYPRSQVRFDGSHPKVVYHKDGASTHFFRLANGNDEPPENHYHSWRYPPIVGWDGFPSTGLRDTLMNANFGSATIKVTDKDDRFRNLLNASKPGGIPFDPWA